The window TTTATCAACTAAATCATGTACTTCTACATCAATACTGCAGAGATCGTTAGAGCCTATTTGCAAACACACTAAAGCTGGTTTAAACTTATCCACCTCCCGGATACCTCTCTGAGAAAGTCTATCAATCGTGCAACCCGAATAACCTCTGTACACAACGTGTTCACGGTTAAGTCCTAAGTTAGTTCTAAAATTCACTGAGTGATTCAAAAACCTATGCAAGCGCACGATGAATGAATGTCCGAGAAACAAAATTGTATTCTGCATGTCCCCAAAAAATTTAGATACTCACAAAAAAGAACAACACCTGCCAAAACTTCCGATGCAAACTAATTTGGAgccaaaattgaaatatttaggaTCAGGCTAATAGCCTGAAAATGCTCTTACCGGTATGAGTATAAAAACCCCAAAAGACCCTTTAAATCCTCATACTGTACAAATATGACTAATTAAATGTTACATAGTAGAAAACTATATAATACCTAAACTATAAGTATTTAGATCACATAAAttcctttatatacatgtacataaatacacTTAAATAACATTACTGCAATGCTAGTTTTTATTTAGGGTTATTTTGATGATATAAGTATATATGCAAACTTGTTTCATGAGTGTTTTGTATATCTATTCTTAGTTTTGACATAATTAATCccttaaatgttttatttagtaATATGGAATAAGTTTGTATATGGACGTCGCGTATTGTTGAATTTTTCTACTAATATAAGTATAAGGCGGACTTTTTTTGCACAGTTGTATTAGTGATCATTCACTTCTCTGGTTTTGACTTTATGGACACATCAATGGCAGCATTCATAACCGTTGGCAATGGGCCACGTTTAATGAAACTGTTGTTTGGAAATGCATAAAGGGGCATTGGTGATGAATCCGTGATTCATACTGTTGGTGTAAGGAACTTCATACAAGCACATTGACGATGTATCCCGATCTACAGGCTTTTCACTCAATAGCACGTCAGAGTCTGGGCCGATTCTATGCATAGTGTTTAAAGCTGTATGCTGTGATGAAACAGTTTCTTGGTTCTGTTTTGATGTAACATATAACTCCACTTCCTCTACAGTTTGACAGGTGGCGTATAAGTGGTTGTCTGATAGTTTATTTCTGCTGTCCAAAACCATATACGAAAGCGATGCGTCCACCTCCGGAGATTTAGCTTTATTTTGTCGATTCTTTCTTCTAAAAGTTAAATGTATAAATGACAAAAGacaaaatatatctcaaaatGTAATATTAGTTAAGTTTTTAACTCAGTTATATCACATTTTCGTTTAGTTTCAAAATACCATTTGgaatagaaaaaaacaaattgcaaaGCTTTGTACGTTACCTATCAAAGACAATAcacatataaaattatttctatcatataATGTAGAAAATACCTAAGCATGACAAAGCTGGACACTACAATAGAGACAAGTAAAACGATTCCTCCAGTTGCAGACAATGCAATAACACCTGAAACATAATATTAGTGCTGTATTCGGCTCAGTTTATAAAGTTtacaaatacataaaattatacACAAGATTGATTTGTTGTCAATTAGATGTATTCATTGTTAACTGATAACCagaataattattgttttgtcttcgtttaaaatgaaatggaatAAGAATCTTATGttcctttgttttaaaaacgttGCTTAATTAGGCAGAAAACAGAACACAATATTAGAATGAATAATGTCATTCATTTagtaaatgacaataaaatacatgtatgtacaaaaaaGGGGTCATCCATAAACATATTACATAGTAATAATACATGTTGTGCTGAATGCAATCATGACTCATTATAAAACAGActtattgaatataaataacAACACAAGACACAAGAAATGAGGCAAAAGAAACTTACCCATGTTGCTCTGCATTGGAAATTTATACTCTAAAGTAGATGAAGTAGTAACTGTAAAAACAAGCGGTGTTGTTGTCGAGTCAGCTGGTGTGCCACAAGTTACACTCAAATTTCCTCCTCGTCCaccttaaaaaacattttttcccttttgataTGTGCATAATTAGAGTTATATTTTACTGTGGGTTATCCAACGAAACAATAAGAATTGTTTAGTTCAACACATCTGAATTTCAAGGCGGTAAGGTTTggaaataaactacatgtataatatcaaGTGCTGGTCCGTGTTGGTCAGTATAAATACAAGCATTGACAAACATACGCTGTAAACTGTTTTCGCTTGCGAGAAATCTTCGCGCAGATTGCAAAGGCCTCGTCGTAGCCAATATATCTCACCGCGTACATGTACCAGTTTATTACAAGTAAATCGGGAAATAAAGTCGTCACGAATAAAAGTTTGTTACAGCATACAGATTTCAGGATTTTGGTCATACTGCAAATGAAAGAGTATATCGTCTTGTGTTTACGGTTTTTGCAAAAGAGGAGATGGATGGAAAGACATACAGAGCAAAGAACAATTTGATGTTTGATCTTTTTTGCATATATAACGGTTTAAGTTGTCAAATACTTTCAAATCTTTTGTAAGATATAATTAGATTACAAGAATGCATCTGTAATGATCTTAATTCAAAGAGGTATTTGTATGATGTACTGATGATAGAAAAGAATAAAGaagattaaaaattcatttgtttgCTGACAACAGTTAAGAACAGTACAGCACCCGCAACGTTATTCTTTACAAgggtcatgttgtaaattttgaatttaccgcatggcagtaaatacaaaatttacaacatgataaCTGAttaacgataggataggattcacgcacgataggataggattgatacaggataggaaaggataaacgatgttcatgataaacgtataCTCGCGTTAAACGATCTTAAGGATTAATCTAATAATGGCATTATTTGAGAAAGAACACATACGAATCGAGATATACGTAGAATTATTTGTTATTAACAAATGCTGAGTTGTTAAACTGCGCTGCATCATTtatgtaatgaaaaaattaaccACCCTTTTTAACAAAAAGTATGAGCTTAGATGATCAAAGTATTATCTGTATTGTtgacattattttcattaacGAGTTTCCTAACCTATCGCCAAGAACATTTCAGCCTGAGATCAAACTACAAGGAAAATAGCGGGTTCATTAAAATACAACTCTTGttctaaataaatgtaatatataataGTTGTAAACAATTACCATTTTGAATAAACCCCAAACATTGGGTAAATCTATCTGTAATGTTTTTTGACATATGTTCTGCTTTCATAATAATTGTGTCGTTCACTCCGACTTTAAACGTTAAAGATATAGCTTGATTGCAGTAAAAAATAACTGTGTTGTTTACTATTACTCTGGAATAACACAAATGTGTTGTTTCTTGATATGATGTCACAAGTAGATCACCAACAAACAGTGAGTTTACAGTACAGGTACATGAGCGGCCTATTTTATTCATATCGACAAAAACATAAGATCCAGACCTGACCGATCCATCACAACTGCTCACTTTTCTGAAATCATctgaaatttaagaaatataaactcatattttacataaaacaaataGTCGACTAATactacatgttataacaaatattaaaagtaaCGTGTAGTTAGCAGAAATgatattatcattataataCACCGATGTCTAGAGATTAGCGTAACAAACAATCTGACCAACCAagataaatacatttttgtaattcaataaaaatgttaaatttcacagtttaacgtcattataattaattgttccatgaaaaaatgaaataatgatgAAAATTCGCTTACTGTCATCTACACATTGACCTGCAATAAAAAACAAgatcattttatgaatttacAAACAGTGGAGAGAAATGTTAACACGAGAAATAAAACTCATTAAGATCAAAcgtctctctctatctctctctctctctctctctctctctctctctctctctctcgagagagagagagagagagagagagagagagagagagagagaattcaaaacatacatgtaaactgtCACAATGAACGCGgcatcttttttcaaaataaaactggacctttttcccattaaaacttttcagaGAGAGTTTCAGAGAGAGTTTCTGTGTTGTTGATACGTCGATGTGTGATAAATCGAATGAACTTTTAGTAGAGTACGCGTTTAAttctaaaagtaaaataaatttcaaatcaaagtactgaaagtactgataggCGGAAGCATGATTGCAAGTTGTCAATGGCATAgtgttattataaatattttctttttaagaattagttTGATAACATAAAACACTATTCTAATATGTCAAttaaggtatatacatgtagtaaatgtgGAAATACTC is drawn from Crassostrea angulata isolate pt1a10 chromosome 5, ASM2561291v2, whole genome shotgun sequence and contains these coding sequences:
- the LOC128186406 gene encoding uncharacterized protein LOC128186406, with translation MQSNMGVIALSATGGIVLLVSIVVSSFVMLRRKNRQNKAKSPEVDASLSYMVLDSRNKLSDNHLYATCQTVEEVELYVTSKQNQETVSSQHTALNTMHRIGPDSDVLLSEKPVDRDTSSMCLYEVPYTNSMNHGFITNAPLCISKQQFH